The Triticum aestivum cultivar Chinese Spring chromosome 3A, IWGSC CS RefSeq v2.1, whole genome shotgun sequence genome includes a region encoding these proteins:
- the LOC123062292 gene encoding subtilisin-like protease SBT3.8: protein MDFHSSPRRFPAYLLLCLCLMINISRGYGSQKLYIVYLGEKKHDDPSLVTSSHHDMLTTILGSKEDALASITYSYKHGFSGFAAMLTDDQAQDLAELPEVISVTPNQHHDLMTTRSWDFLGMNLDHQPPSKLLQRSKYGEDVIIGIVDTGIWPESRSFSDEGYGPVPSRWKGVCQLGQAWNSTNCSRKIIGARYYPAGLDKADQANNYMSARDINGHGTHTASTAAGAIVEGVSLHGLAAGVARGGAPRARLAVYKVAFEGPKKVQLASAALLAALDDAIHDGVDILSLSVQYNDNSFGSLHAVQKGITVVYGAGNSGPRPQVISNTAPWVITVATSKIDRSFPTAITLGNNQTIVGQSLYYMIKNESKSGFQPLVQGGSCSIEALNGTEINGKIVLCIKETFGPTADILPDAITNVKSGGAFGLIFAIYTIDKLLSTEDCVGIACVIVDIDIGFQVATYIGSQGSPIAKIEPASTITGNRVPAPRVAFFSSRGPSAKYPTVLKPDIAAPGVNILAATGDGYVFDSGASMSTPHVAGVVALLKAVHPDWSHAALKSAIVTTASTKDEHGMPMLAEALPRKVADPFDYGGGNINPNAAADPGLVYDIDPRDYSKFFACTIQKYAICNISTSPAYHLNLPSIAIPELRGPIKVQRAVTNVGEVDAVYRADIQSPSGVRIKVDPPTLVFNATTKVHAFKVSMTPLWKVQGGYTFGSLTWRNERHSVRIPLAVRITIQDFYADVA, encoded by the exons ATGGATTTCCACTCTTCCCCTCGGCGTTTTCCGGCTTACCTCCTACTATGCTTATGCCTTATGATAAACATAAGCAGAGGGTATGGATCTCAAAAG CTGTACATCGTTTACCTGGGAGAGAAGAAACATGATGACCCTTCTCTGGTAACATCTTCGCACCATGACATGCTCACCACCATTCTTGGAAG CAAGGAAGATGCGTTGGCCTCCATCACTTACAGCTACAAGCATGGCTTCTCCGGCTTCGCAGCGATGTTAACAGATGACCAAGCACAAGATCTTGCAG AGCTACCTGAAGTTATCAGCGTTACTCCAAATCAGCATCATGACTTGATGACCACAAGAAGTTGGGATTTCCTTGGCATGAACCTGGACCATCAGCCACCCAGTAAACTTCTGCAGAGGAGCAAATATGGAGAAGATGTAATTATCGGGATAGTTGACACTG GGATCTGGCCTGAATCAAGAAGCTTCAGCGACGAAGGATACGGACCAGTACCGTCACGATGGAAGGGTGTGTGTCAGCTGGGGCAGGCCTGGAACAGCACCAACTGCAGCAGGAAAATCATAGGCGCACGGTACTATCCTGCGGGTCTGGACAAGGCTGACCAAGCGAACAATTACATGTCGGCACGGGACATTAATGGGCACGGGACACATACCGCATCCACAGCAGCCGGTGCAATAGTAGAGGGGGTCAGCCTCCATGGCCTGGCAGCAGGGGTAGCACGGGGTGGTGCGCCCCGAGCGCGCCTTGCAGTGTACAAGGTTGCATTCGAGGGCCCGAAGAAGGTGCAGCTTGCTAGTGCCGCGCTGCTAGCAGCTCTGGATGATGCGATTCATGATGGAGTTGACATCCTATCCCTATCAGTCCAATATAATGACAATTCATTTGGTTCACTCCATGCAGTCCAGAAGGGTATTACCGTTGTTTATGGCGCGGGAAATAGCGGGCCTAGACCACAAGTCATTTCTAACACAGCCCCTTGGGTCATCACAGTCGCAACGAGCAAGATCGACCGGTCTTTTCCAACTGCCATTACCCTTGGAAACAATCAAACCATCGTG GGTCAATCACTCTATTACATGATAAAAAATGAATCCAAGAGTGGGTTCCAGCCACTTGTACAAGGTGGAAG CTGCTCAATCGAGGCACTAAATGGCACGGAAATCAACGGAAAAATTGTTCTATGCATTAAAGAAACTTTTGGCCCAACAGCAGACATTCTCCCAGACGCCATAACAAATGTTAAAAGTGGTGGGGCATTTGGTCTTATTTTCGCAATATATACCATAGATAAGCTTTTGAGCACCGAAGATTGTGTGGGCATTGCATGTGTCATTGTCGACATTGATATCGGGTTTCAAGTTGCAACATACATTGGAAGCCAAGG CTCGCCCATTGCCAAGATTGAGCCAGCAAGTACTATAACAGGAAACCGAGTTCCTGCTCCAAGAGTCGCATTTTTTTCTTCAAGAGGCCCGTCCGCCAAGTACCCTACAGTTCTTAAG CCTGACATAGCCGCACCAGGAGTGAACATCTTAGCAGCTACAGGAGACGGATATGTGTTCGACTCAGGGGCATCAATGTCAACCCCACATGTAGCAGGCGTCGTAGCATTGCTAAAGGCTGTACATCCTGATTGGTCTCACGCTGCCCTAAAATCAGCAATTGTTACCACTG CATCAACCAAGGATGAGCATGGCATGCCGATGCTAGCAGAAGCACTACCCCGGAAGGTCGCCGACCCATTCGACTATGGAGGAGGAAACATAAATCCTAATGCAGCTGCCGATCCCGGCCTTGTTTACGACATCGATCCGAGGGACTACAGCAAGTTCTTCGCTTGCACGATTCAGAAATACGCTATCTGCAACATTTCTACATCGCCGGCATATCACCTAAACCTGCCTTCCATAGCCATTCCTGAGCTAAGGGGTCCAATTAAGGTGCAGCGAGCAGTCACGAACGTTGGCGAGGTCGACGCGGTTTACCGAGCCGATATACAGTCCCCCTCAGGAGTGAGGATCAAAGTCGACCCACCAACCCTAGTCTTCAACGCGACAACGAAAGTGCACGCCTTCAAGGTCAGCATGACGCCTCTGTGGAAGGTGCAAGGCGGCTACACGTTCGGCAGCCTGACTTGGCGCAACGAGCGCCACTCGGTGAGGATCCCACTAGCAGTCCGGATCACAATCCAAGATTTCTACGCCGATGTTGCATAG
- the LOC100682465 gene encoding protein translation factor SUI1 homolog has translation MSDLDVQVPTAFDPFAEANAEDSGAGAGSKNYVHVRVQQRNGRKSLTTVQGLKKDYSYNKILKDLKKEFCCNGTVVQDPELGQVIQLQGDQRKNVATFLVQAGLAKKESIKIHGF, from the exons ATGTCTGATCTCGACGTCCAGGTTCCAACTGCTTTTG ATCCGTTTGCTGAGGCAAATGCTGAGGACTCCGGCGCTGGTGCTGGATCAAAGAACTATGTGCATGTGCGTGTCCAGCAGCGCAACGGAAGAAAGAGTCTGACTACTGTTCAGGGCTTGAAGAAAGATTACAGCTACAACAAGATTCTCAAGGATCTCAAAAAGGAATTCTGCTGTAATGGTACTGTAGTCCAGGATCCAGAACTAGGCCAG GTCATCCAACTCCAAGGTGATCAGCGTAAAAATGTTGCTACTTTCCTAGTTCAG GCTGGACTTGCAAAGAAAGAGAGCATCAAGATTCACGGATTTTAG